CAGCAGCTCGTCCATTATCCTTGGGGACTCTTCCAAGCCGGTGATGTCTCGGTCAAAGCAGTCGGTTCCCCGCCCTTCCCTGTTGCACATCTGAACCCAGTCAGTTAGATCAACCGCGCCGGACTGGCCTGAGATGATGTCTCCAGCACTCTTCCGCGTCAACATCTCCATGACAATCACCCCGAATGCATACACGTCGGACTTGAACGTAGGTGCAGGCTTGGCCACGTTTGCCAGTTCCGGGGCTCGGTACCCTAGTGCTCCTAAATTCAGTATTTGCTCGGCAGTGCCACTTGGAGTCATGAACCTATGCAGGCCATAATCCACCAGCTGTGGAGAGAGATCAGGACCAGTCAAGAATATATTAGTTGGCTTCAAGTTGCCGTGAGGCAAGCCCTTCTCATGGTGTAGGAACTGGAGGCAGCGAACTAGGTCGATGGCGATTCTGAGACGCTGAGAAACTGATAGGCGGGAGTATCTTCTTGGAGTCGACTCTGCATCAGTCAGCAAAGATTTTATAATCAGTGACTTGAAGTGAATCTTAAGTCTGGTGAGAAACCTCTATAAAATTAGATGCAACTTATTAGATTCATACACGGTATGATAGTAACAGCAGAGAACATTTGCATCAACGAATTATGTAAGACTCCAGACTAAATGAGGAATGTAACAAGCCAAAAGAATAAGATGATTAAAATGAAGATGACCATGAGCCCTGAGATGCTTACCATAAAGGTAAAGTGCCAAGCTATCACCATTGACATAGTCAGAAATAATTAATCTCTCTTGCTCCTTAGGGCCCCAATAGAAGGCCCTCCACGAAACTATATTTGGATGCCTGATAGTGCCAATCCTCTTTATCTCCTTTGTGAATTCCTTTTTATGCTTCACAAGACCAACACGCAGCCATTTCACTGTCAGGACATGCCCACTTTGTAGAACAGCTTTATACGTTGTTCCATGGCTGCTCCTTCCAAGAACTTCCGCTGGTGAACGTGACAGATCCTCAGCTGTGAAAACCAAAGTGCTGTCCATGAAAATCAATTCTCCAACCAGACGGTCTGGAGAGTACACTTCAAAAGCTACAGGTTCCTCAAGGAATCTAGAGTCAGCAAAATGTGGTGATGTTGGCAATGCAGACCGTGGAGAAGACTCCTGAGCTTGGATTGCAGAAGAAGTCTCAGTCACACCTAAACTTGTGGACTCAACAACGTCCTTTGGATCAGTGTAGCCATAATCAACAGAGGCTTCAGCCAATAACTCTTTCTGGGCAGACATCGATCTAGCTGCGGCCGTTAAGAGATGATCATTTGAGAAACTTGTTTTACTTGGTATAACATTATCTTTGGGGGACTTGAATAGATTTGGACGGCTTATTCTCCCCTTTAGATCCCTGATAGTAATCTGACTTCTAAAACCATTTCTTCCGCAAAGCTCTTGAGATCTGACCACATAGAATGCTAGGGCTATGAAGATTACTAGCAAGACAGCTCCAATGCAGCCAATAATAAGAGCAACTCGAACACCAGCCTTATGTCCATGAGATGTTTGGCTCTGACCAACTCCGGTGTAATCATCATTTCCAGAAGCAGGAAGGCCATCTGGGAAAACTAACATGTCATTTCCAGGTCGGAAGCAAGATAAAGGAAACTTTTCAACACTTTTAGGAACAGTTCCTTGTAGATTATTGTAAGATACGTTGAACACCTTCAGGCCATTTTGAGGCATATCCGGAATTCTGCCTGTGAGGTGGTTGTGTGATAAGTCAAGATACTCCAGTGCTTGAAGCTTGCTTATCTCACTGGGAATCTCCCCAGACAATTCATTCATCATAAGAATAAGGAACTCAAGTTTTTGCAGGTTAGAGATATCTGGTGGCAATGGTCCAGTCAAAGAATTGCTGGACAGATCAACAATCCTGAGAGCCGGTTGAGATGAAAGAAGTATTGATTCCGTTGAATGGGTGCTCTGAAATGGAATAGTTCCAGAAAATTTATTTCCAGAAAGATTTAACACAGTCAAAGTAGGTGACATGAAGAAAGTAGGCAACACAGATCCCTCCAGTGCGTTCTGACTCAGATCAAGGACAGATAACTTCTGATAGGTGACCAACACCGAAGGGAGAGATCCTGACAATGAATTGTTCCGTAATTTCAGGGACACTAAGTTCTGAAACTGGGAGGCGTCATTTGGATAGCTTCCCACCAGTTTGTTTGAGCTCAAGTCAATGACCTCAACAATCCCATCCCAGGAACACAATATAGCTAATTCCCCTGAAAACAGGTTCCCGCTCAGATCAACTGAGGTACATTTGCCCATGGTGGCTGGTAATGACCCTGATAGAACATTAGAAGAGAGATTCAACACCTTCAAAGTCGTAGAATTCACAATCGGCACTGACCCTGAAAAATTAGAGGATGCACGTGTCATTTACAATTTAAGACAAATGTCAATGACAAGAGTATCTGTGAAGGACACTAGGTAAGATAGGATACATGGTAAGTTGTCATATTACTAAACATTACATGTTCAAAAATAAAGATATACATTCACAATAGTCAATCCCATGTCATAGCATTGAAATAGTACGACAATTTCTGATTGAAGAAATCCTATGTGAAAAAAATGATGTTAGCGGGCACAGATCCAGAAAAAGGCTTAAATTTGTACAAACCAAGAATCAACATGATAGTTGGTTTAATAGGGGGATAAATATTAATCGCCAGGTATCAGAAAATTGTTGGTTGATCCATAATAGTTTGCTTAGTTACATAACAAATTATTGCTAATATCACAAATGCTGTAAAAGCAATACGCACAGCATGCATGCAACTACAAGATTGCTGACGATATCCGTCTAAAGAAAACGGCACACCATCGAAACCACGAAATGCATGCTCATGCAAGAATTGTCGTTGTGTATTCTTATCAAATCTTCCAAACAAATGGAGTCTTCCAGATTCAAGATGCAGCAATCATTTTTGAAATGCCATCATAAGGAATTCGTCGCCATCAGAGACATGCATGTCTACCAATGCCCAAAATATGATTTGCAGCTTGCAATCTAAGCATGACAGCAGTGGAAGCACTGGCCATTCGCATTGTCAATGGAATTCAAAAAAAACACAAGAAATATTAAATAGATCACCACCATTCAACTTATAGTGGGATTCCAACTCTGATAGTGATAGATCACAAAATTCAACAAGAATACCTGAGAAGCCGTTCCTGCTGAGATCAACCTCGACAAGCCGCATGGAATTCTGGAGGAGTGCCTCAGGCATCATCCCAAATAGCCCATTCCCGGCAACACTGAAAATCTCCAGTGAGAACCACGCATCGAGCCTCGGCACTGTCCCAGCAAGCCCGTTGTTGCTCAAATCAAGGACCGCCAAGTTCTTGAAGGCCCCCACCGTCTCATTCCGGAAGAAGCCGCCGTCCAGCTTGTTGTGGCTGAGGTTGAGATACTTGACCGTGTTCCCAATGCTGGCGAGGCTTTCGATGTCCAAATCGATGGACCCGGTGAAGAGGTTGTCGCTCAGATCGATGTGCTCGGCATTGCGGAGCTTGGCGAGCAGATCGGTGGCATTGCCCCAGAAGTTGTTGTTGCGGACGTCGATACGGCGCAGGTTCTGCAGCTGCTGGATCCCGTCGGTCGGGAAGCCGGAGGTGAAGTTGTTGTGGGAGAGGTTGAGGTGGACGAGGCTGGAGAGGTTGGCGAGGCGGCCCGGGATGGGCCCGTAGAAGCGGTTCCCGGAGAGGTCGAGGTGGCGCAGCGACGAGAGGGAGCCGATGCCGGGGGGGAGGCGGCCGGAGAAGGCGTTCCCGGCGAGGGAGAGGTTCTGGAGAGCGCGCATGCCGGAGAGTGTCCCCAGCTTGAGCTCcccggcgaggccgaggccgtCGAGCGCGACGCCGACCACCGCGTCGCCGTCGCACACGACGCCGCGCCACGACGcggggcagccgccgccgccgccgctgccggactCGGTCGTCTCCGGCGGGGACCAGGACACCAGCACCCGGTCCCGGTCGCGGTCCGCGATGCCCTTCTTGAActcgagcagcgccgccacgtCGTCGCCGGCGGCGCCCCCGGAAAGCAGCAGGAGAACGAGCGCGAGGAGGGCAGCCATAGAAGTGGGGGGAGGGGGAAGTGGAGCGACCTACCTAGGGTTAGGGCTTGCGGGAGGCGGAGGAGGGGGGAGGGGAGGTGCGGGTGGCGGCCGCCATTGGAGAtgggagagagaggtgaggtggTGGTAGTGAGATGTGCGAGAGCCGAGAGAAAGGCCAAATTTTTGGAAACGGGAGGGGATGGGTGAGTAAAcaggagagagaagggagagtACAGACTGGAAAGTCACAGGTGGTTGTGTTGTGTGAGACTGTGATAGTGGTGACGACTAGTAGGGGTAGCGAGAGTGGTGTGCATAGCAGTTTTGGAGTGCTTAGCTGTGAGACTGCTGTGACTGACCTGGTGCTTTGATTTGCTTTGGACTGGTATATTACTGTGGTCTGTGGAGTGGGTACATGGTTTTGGGCTGCTTACGACACATATGTAGCAAAATTGTCCGATTCGTATCGTTGCtcgttcgtgaagaagtactgctggctggtttgtgtgagagaaaaatactgttttggctggaaatttatgatcgtttatgaTAAGCCAcatccaaacgaacaggctgattctTGTTATCATTGTTTCGAGTTACCAACTgctaaatttctagtattgtgtGTCTGTTTTGAATGGTGTGTTTAGAGGATacgaggtttatattggtttggacagaaagtccctacgtccagttcgtcgctgctgctcgtgttactagcactgaaagtttgtagtaggggttacaaacgagcgagagagggacagatcccaagtctctgatgtgcaTGTGCTCTTAAGACGTGTTACGACGTGTGTTTTTTATGTCTACATCCGTGTAGAGTGGCCCTCCGTcttggggcgtcctgcttcctcTTTTATAGACGAATGGGAAGAGCAGGTTACACAGAGAGAAAAGATGGAGAAGAGCCAAGGAAAGAAAGGCTTCCGGACCGTCGGgtttttcttctcctttatgcgggtcccgtcGACACTGCAGATGGTGACAGGAACGGCTCCACACCGGGCGCCTGTTCGTCGCCGATGCCACGCCTTGGCGTTGTCAGCGGGGCGTGATGTCCCATTTCATCCCGACGGGCGACGCGACGAACTAGCTGCTGATTAGCGGcagtacagggagtaggcagcatagtgaccacgcgtccgtcactcttggtgatgtgagttccctggagtgACATGTCGCGGGCacaggcagcatagtgaccgtCACATGTGCctgctccctgcacgatgccagaagtttgaccctgaGTTGTACTTcctggcccgtagtggttggcggcggtacggGCTTCTATCAGGAGCCGCGcttgaggggtcgggcgagacggagcccccgacccagaggtcggCGCGAGACGGAGCCCCCGACCCAAAGGCCAGGCGAGGCGGGGCCccgacccagaggccgggcgaggcggggccCACGCACCtggggggtcggttggagctgtagttgcgctcttgactactcagatgaatcaatgttgatgaccattagctcctcatcttcgggtaccctagtattggtccccgacacttgTGAGGCATTTTCCTACTCATTTATTTCTTGTGTTTGGTTGTTTGTATGTCCTATTGAAATTCTTGCTTTCGTCATCTTTGTTTGGTATACTATTATGTTTTTCTCTGTCCAGAAATGA
Above is a genomic segment from Miscanthus floridulus cultivar M001 chromosome 3, ASM1932011v1, whole genome shotgun sequence containing:
- the LOC136547272 gene encoding probable inactive receptor kinase At5g10020, which codes for MAALLALVLLLLSGGAAGDDVAALLEFKKGIADRDRDRVLVSWSPPETTESGSGGGGGCPASWRGVVCDGDAVVGVALDGLGLAGELKLGTLSGMRALQNLSLAGNAFSGRLPPGIGSLSSLRHLDLSGNRFYGPIPGRLANLSSLVHLNLSHNNFTSGFPTDGIQQLQNLRRIDVRNNNFWGNATDLLAKLRNAEHIDLSDNLFTGSIDLDIESLASIGNTVKYLNLSHNKLDGGFFRNETVGAFKNLAVLDLSNNGLAGTVPRLDAWFSLEIFSVAGNGLFGMMPEALLQNSMRLVEVDLSRNGFSGSVPIVNSTTLKVLNLSSNVLSGSLPATMGKCTSVDLSGNLFSGELAILCSWDGIVEVIDLSSNKLVGSYPNDASQFQNLVSLKLRNNSLSGSLPSVLVTYQKLSVLDLSQNALEGSVLPTFFMSPTLTVLNLSGNKFSGTIPFQSTHSTESILLSSQPALRIVDLSSNSLTGPLPPDISNLQKLEFLILMMNELSGEIPSEISKLQALEYLDLSHNHLTGRIPDMPQNGLKVFNVSYNNLQGTVPKSVEKFPLSCFRPGNDMLVFPDGLPASGNDDYTGVGQSQTSHGHKAGVRVALIIGCIGAVLLVIFIALAFYVVRSQELCGRNGFRSQITIRDLKGRISRPNLFKSPKDNVIPSKTSFSNDHLLTAAARSMSAQKELLAEASVDYGYTDPKDVVESTSLGVTETSSAIQAQESSPRSALPTSPHFADSRFLEEPVAFEVYSPDRLVGELIFMDSTLVFTAEDLSRSPAEVLGRSSHGTTYKAVLQSGHVLTVKWLRVGLVKHKKEFTKEIKRIGTIRHPNIVSWRAFYWGPKEQERLIISDYVNGDSLALYLYESTPRRYSRLSVSQRLRIAIDLVRCLQFLHHEKGLPHGNLKPTNIFLTGPDLSPQLVDYGLHRFMTPSGTAEQILNLGALGYRAPELANVAKPAPTFKSDVYAFGVIVMEMLTRKSAGDIISGQSGAVDLTDWVQMCNREGRGTDCFDRDITGLEESPRIMDELLAISLRCILPVNERPNMKTVCDDLCSITA